One Hippea jasoniae genomic region harbors:
- the cobI gene encoding precorrin-2 C(20)-methyltransferase, translated as MSGKLFVVSVGPGCRDGLTIKAKEAIKKSDIVIVPKSQKSKRSVAFEAAGYILKDKHVEMFNFPTTNDEAQLEKAYSEEAKKIKAYIDEGRIVSFLTIGDASIYSTFSYLAKKLRDSDVDYEAIAGIPSFIEFVSRIKVPLTTKNQSFCVVELKKGVDFIVNLFEFFETVVVMKVNNRLDLLYEIIDKINPQIAILGSNICLEDEKIVDLLNTDSSKLKEAYLSVAVLKR; from the coding sequence ATGTCAGGTAAGTTGTTTGTTGTAAGTGTTGGTCCTGGTTGCAGGGATGGGTTAACCATTAAAGCAAAAGAAGCTATAAAGAAAAGCGATATTGTTATTGTTCCAAAATCACAAAAATCTAAACGCAGTGTGGCCTTTGAAGCAGCAGGGTATATCTTAAAAGATAAACATGTTGAGATGTTCAACTTTCCAACGACTAACGATGAGGCTCAATTGGAAAAGGCATACTCAGAAGAGGCAAAAAAGATAAAAGCCTATATTGATGAAGGTAGAATAGTATCTTTTCTTACAATAGGCGATGCATCTATTTATTCTACATTTAGCTATCTTGCTAAAAAGCTAAGGGATAGCGATGTTGATTATGAAGCTATAGCAGGTATACCATCATTTATTGAATTTGTTTCAAGGATCAAAGTTCCTTTAACCACTAAAAATCAAAGTTTTTGTGTTGTTGAGTTAAAAAAAGGAGTTGATTTTATCGTTAATCTGTTTGAGTTTTTTGAAACGGTTGTTGTGATGAAGGTAAATAACAGGCTTGATTTGCTTTATGAAATTATCGATAAAATAAATCCTCAAATCGCCATACTTGGCAGTAATATTTGCCTTGAAGATGAAAAGATTGTAGATTTGCTAAATACGGACTCAAGTAAACTTAAGGAAGCCTATCTATCTGTAGCGGTTTTGAAAAGATGA
- a CDS encoding precorrin-8X methylmutase — protein sequence MKGKLIELESFQIIDSLVDLSKYSSEEAEVVRRIIHATGDVEYAELVRFSHNAIDLVKDAIKKRWSVVCDVEMVKAGITERLAAEFGLELKSFINDKRVLELARKKGLTRAETSIEFANGLYDGIIFVIGNAPTALLKVIDLYKQNQLKNSVVIAFPVGFVKAAFSKEQLLKTNIPYITNVGQKGGSAVAAAAFRAVAKLL from the coding sequence ATGAAAGGGAAACTGATAGAGTTAGAAAGTTTTCAGATTATTGATAGCTTGGTGGATTTATCTAAATATAGCAGCGAGGAGGCAGAGGTTGTTAGAAGGATTATTCATGCCACAGGGGATGTGGAGTATGCAGAACTTGTGCGATTTTCGCATAATGCTATTGATTTGGTAAAAGATGCAATTAAAAAGCGATGGAGTGTTGTATGTGATGTTGAGATGGTTAAGGCAGGCATTACCGAAAGATTGGCAGCAGAGTTTGGCCTGGAGCTAAAGAGCTTTATAAACGATAAAAGGGTGCTTGAACTTGCCAGAAAAAAAGGTTTGACAAGAGCAGAAACATCGATTGAATTTGCCAACGGATTATATGATGGTATTATTTTTGTTATTGGCAATGCTCCTACGGCTCTTTTGAAAGTAATTGATTTATACAAACAAAATCAGCTTAAAAACTCCGTAGTAATAGCTTTTCCTGTGGGTTTTGTTAAAGCGGCTTTTTCTAAAGAACAGTTATTAAAAACCAATATTCCCTATATAACGAATGTTGGTCAAAAAGGCGGCTCTGCTGTGGCTGCTGCAGCCTTTAGGGCCGTTGCAAAGCTGTTATGA
- the cobK gene encoding precorrin-6A reductase, translating to MILILGGTTESKQIAENIKEDFFISVATSYGKEDFEYLKDRVVNIVFDKKSLEEFVIKNNIDRIIDATHPYAFEISNIAKEVSKKLGIKYISRKRKLIEKNQINYKKAYFFEDYQKFKEFLKGFSSILFTIGSKHLCVFKEFKDIAYFRVLPDIESIKRCKSCGIKGSRIIAMQGVFSVEFNVAMFKELKIDCVVSKNSSMAGGLMNKIEAAYKTNISIAILQPEFFKKNLHHITNSQ from the coding sequence ATGATTTTGATTTTAGGTGGTACAACGGAATCAAAACAGATAGCAGAAAACATAAAGGAAGATTTTTTCATAAGTGTGGCTACAAGCTACGGTAAAGAAGATTTTGAATATTTGAAAGACAGGGTTGTTAATATCGTTTTTGACAAAAAAAGTTTAGAGGAATTTGTTATAAAAAACAATATTGATAGAATAATCGATGCTACACACCCTTACGCTTTTGAGATTAGCAATATAGCAAAAGAGGTTTCAAAAAAATTGGGTATAAAATACATTTCAAGAAAGAGAAAATTGATTGAAAAGAATCAAATAAACTACAAAAAAGCCTACTTCTTTGAAGATTATCAGAAATTTAAGGAATTTTTGAAAGGCTTTAGCAGCATTCTGTTTACTATAGGCTCAAAGCATCTATGTGTATTTAAAGAGTTTAAAGATATTGCATACTTTAGGGTTTTACCCGATATAGAATCGATTAAAAGATGCAAATCCTGTGGCATCAAAGGAAGCAGGATTATAGCTATGCAGGGTGTGTTTAGTGTTGAATTCAATGTTGCCATGTTTAAAGAGCTTAAAATAGATTGCGTTGTTTCAAAGAACAGTTCCATGGCTGGTGGTTTAATGAATAAAATCGAAGCCGCATATAAAACCAATATAAGTATTGCCATTTTACAGCCAGAATTTTTCAAAAAAAATCTACATCACATAACTAATTCTCAGTGA